The Rhodothermales bacterium genomic interval AAACGGTGGGCATGCGGCCACCCGGGTACGCGATCCTCTCATCGGGATCGAACCTTACCCAATCAACATACGGATTCGGCTACACTCCCAGGAGAAATGATTTTTGTTGACACATGGAGAATCTTTATGCGGCGTTTCAAGAGCGGGCAAAAAGTCCTTTGCGCTCCACGAAAACGACCGGGCACTCAAAGGTAGCATAACACGTGTCCGTCTCACGAACCGTAACTGATATGTTATGGATCTTGCGGGTACGTAGCACCTCGGTGCCCTGCTTCATCAGGTATTCGGCGGTGTACCGGGAGAGGTTTTCCGCCGTGCTATCATAGGGCAGGAGGGCCTGGCGGGAGCCCAGTTCCTCGAGCGCGTAGCGGAGATCGATATCGTCATCCGCCACCAGGGTAGCGTGATCCCAGTCCTCAATCAACGGGGAGAGTATTTTCTTGATCTCCTTGAAGTCGATGAGCATACCCCGCTCGTCCGGGTCGCCCTCCAACTCGACCGTCATCTTATACGAATGGCCGTGCAGGTTCTTGCATGCCCCGGTATGCCATGGCAGTCGATGCGCCGCTTCCCAGGTAAATTGTTTTGCTACTTTCATGGTGGTCGTTTGCCAGAGATCCTTCGTGGCATGATACGCACTCCCCCCGGCGCAGGCATACGCCAGAACACCCGACCGGCATGCGCCGAGGCATGAACGACATCATCCGAGGGGGGTTTCGCCCGTATGATCCGTCGCGCCGGGAATGAAGGGACGGAAAGCGCATGGGAAAATCGTCGGATCATCACCGGCATGTCGCCCACGGGCCTTAAATTCCACAGCGAAACATGAAAAATAGGAACAGAAATCGCCCACGCTGGTTACTGCCGCCTATCACCACATCCCAAAGGGAGGACACATGAGCGAACCCGATTCCGACACACCAGGGCGAGCCAAGCCCTCTGTGTCGACAGACAATTGGACGGCGCTTGCCGAAAAGAAGCTGACGCGCGGTTATACGCTTATCGTAAACGACACCCGGCGAATTGCCAACTTTTTCAAGCCAGGGTCCGGTTACGAAGCCTGTTCGTTTACCGCC includes:
- a CDS encoding 6-carboxytetrahydropterin synthase, with amino-acid sequence MKVAKQFTWEAAHRLPWHTGACKNLHGHSYKMTVELEGDPDERGMLIDFKEIKKILSPLIEDWDHATLVADDDIDLRYALEELGSRQALLPYDSTAENLSRYTAEYLMKQGTEVLRTRKIHNISVTVRETDTCYATFECPVVFVERKGLFARS